Genomic window (Microbacterium oxydans):
GCCCACGAATGGCTCGGACGCGTTCTGGAAGTCGTCGTAGGCGGTGACCGTGACGGTGTAGTTCTTGGCGGCCTTCAGGCCGCGGATGTCGAAGCCCATCGTGTTCGGGGTCATGTAGAACCGGGAATAGGCCTTGAACGCGCCGGAGAAGGACTTCGCCGTGTTGTTCCCGAAGTCGGGCACCTGGTTCGCGGTGAACGAGACGGGCTTGCCGGCCTGGTCGCGGATCTCGATCTCGTAGTAGTTCACGAGCTCGTCGTCCTCGGCCTGGTCGAAGTGCAGCGTCAGCGACTCCTCAGCGATATCGGTCGCCGTGACCGCGGCGGCATCCCACCACGGTGCGACCGTGCTGCGCTGACCGGCGGTGTACGTGAAGCCGCTCTTGCCCGCGGTCGTGTCGACGACCCAGGGCATGCCGATCCAGCGCTGGTGCGTGACGTCGAAGCGACGGATCACGGTGGTGCCGTCGTCGAGCACCGAGACGAAGTTGGCGCTCTTCTGGGACACCCCGGCCGCGGCGTCACCCTGGTTGCCGCCGAAGTAGCCGCCGCCGAGGAAGTCGCCGGGAACGTCCTGGTAGATGTAGTTCATCGAGGCGTTCTCGTAGACCGTGAAGTCCTTCTGGAAGATGCTCGTCTCCGGGTTCGACGAGAAGTGCGTGTGCGCGGAGCCGAGCAGCACCTGCGGGTAGTCGGCGAGGATGCGCTGCAGGTCGGGACCGGCCATGTCGTAGTCCGCGTGGAACGGGCCGCCCAGCGAGGTGCCGGCGTAGCCGCTGTGGATCGAGACGAAGATCGGCTTGCCGGGGTCGTAGTCGGGCTGGGCGGCGATCTCCTGGAGCGTCCGGGTGAGGTAGGCCTGATAGCCGGAGCGCTGTCCGGTGTAGCCGAACGTGTTCGTGCCGTTGTAGTCGAGCCCGATGAAGTCGATGCCGTCGACCGTCGTGTGGAAGTTGCTGACGTAGTCGGTGCCCGCGTTCGGGTAGAACCACTCCGGTGCGTCGGCGGGGGCGTCCTCCCGCGCGGCCTCGAAGGTCGTGCCCATCAGGTCCGCGATGTCGTGGTTGCCCTGCGTGAGCAGCACCTGGGACTCGGGGAAGGTCTCGCGCATGACCCGCTCGACGGCGCGGTACCAGCCGGCGACCTTCTCGCTGTCGCCCGCCTGATGGGCGGCGTACTCGGGGTCGTTCGCGCCCACCACATCGCCGTTGTCGACGACGACGCGCGGGTCGAACCCCTTCGCGTCGGCCCATGCGCGGATCGCCTCGAAGTGCGGTTTCGCGCCCTCGTACGCGACCTGCTCGGCGGTCTTGTCCGCGGTGGCGGAGCCGCTCAGCTCGGTGTCGGACATCGTGAGGAACTCGAGCGTCGCGTCCACGTCGTTGTACGCGTCGTTCGCGGCATCGATGCGCTGCTGGGTCATGGGCTGCGCGGCCGGAGTGGCAGCCGGAGTGCTCGCTGCGGCGGGGACGGCGGGCAGGAGCAGCGCGAGCACGGTGGCGGCCGCGAGTGCCCCTCCGCGCCGTGTGCGGTGCAGGGTCGCCTCGGAGCGCGTGCGCGTGCTCAGTGGGAGGTCAGGGGTCGGCATGGTTTCCTCACGTGGGGTGGTGACTGTCTTCGGACGGGATGGAGCGGAGGGGGACGTCAGGGGAGCGCGGGTGCGTCGGCGCGCAGGGAGGCGACCCACGGCCCGGTCACGGCGCGGAGGTCGGGGATGCGGGCCGTCGGGCGACTCGCATCGTGGTCGTCGGACCGGACCTGCACGACCCGGCACCCGGCTGCGGTCGCCGCCCGGACGCCGACCGCGGAATCCTCGAAGACCAGGCACGCTGCCGGGTCGACGCCGAGCAGGGCCGCGGCGCGCAGATACGGCTCCGGATGCGGCTTCGTCTGCTGCACGTCGTCGGCGGTGACGACGGCGTCGAACGCACCCAGGTGCACGCTCTCACCGACCGCGTCGACCCACCGGCGGGTCGAGCTCGTGACGAGGGCGAGCGGCATCCCCTCGCGGCGCAGACGGCCGAGCGCCTCCTCGGCGCCGGGGATCCACGGCAGACGCCCGGCGAAGGCGCCGATCGTCAGGTCCTCGAGCTCTGCGGCGACGAGGCTCTCGTGCGCGGAGAGTCCGACGACCCGGCTCAGGGCGCGGGCGGCGTCGATGGTCGCGAGTCCCTCGAACCCGGCGAGGACCTCCGACGACGCCGGTGCGCCGATGCTCTCGAGGCGGGAGCGGATCGCGTCGAGCCACAGCCTCTCGCTGTCGACGAGGGTGCCGTCGAGGTCGAAGAGCACGGCGGACGGCCAGCCGGAGCGGCGGTCGTGGGCGGAGGGGGTCGACGGGGTCACCGGACGATTACCCCGCTCGACGGTGTGCAGGGGGCGGCGCGCAGATGAACGACGGTTGAACGATCGGCGCCCCTCCGCACGATCCGGGGGACAACTGTGAACGGCTGTCCGCTTCGCGCGATCGCGCGCTTCTCGGCGGACATAGGCTGAGCCGGTGCCCCCGGATACCGCGCGCTCGCACCGCGAGATCATGAGCCATCTGATGACCAGGATCATCGACGGGGAGTTCGCCGCCGGCACGACCCTGCCCTCCGAGACGAAGCTGGCTCTGCACTACGGCACGACCCGCGGCACCGTGCGGCGCGCCCTCGCCGGACTCGAGGATCGAGGTCTCGTGTCCCCGGTGCAGGGATCGGGCTGGATCGTCCGCTCGGGGCGTCAGAGCCAGTCGTTCGAGGAGCTGCGATCCTTCGCGCAGTGGGCGCGTTCCAAGGGCATGACGCCGGGCGGGCGGGTCCGCCGCAAGGAGTTCGGGGAGGCGACCGGGGCCGAGGCGCGGCGCCTGTGGGTGAGCCCCCGGACGCGGGTCCTCCGCGTGACCCGGACCCGCAGCATCGACGGGCGCGATGTGATGCTGGAGCGCACCTGCTACCCGGACTGGATCGCCGATCGGGTGGCCGCGATCGCGGACGACGAGGCCTCCGTGGTCGAGACGCTGAGCCGTGAGCACGGAGTCGTCACCGCGTTCGCTGAGCACGCGATCGACGCCGTCCCGGTCTCCAGGTCCGACGCCGAGCTCCTGGGCGTCCGCCGAGCGAGCCCGCTGCTGCGGGTGCGTCGGGTCA
Coding sequences:
- a CDS encoding HAD family hydrolase; protein product: MTPSTPSAHDRRSGWPSAVLFDLDGTLVDSERLWLDAIRSRLESIGAPASSEVLAGFEGLATIDAARALSRVVGLSAHESLVAAELEDLTIGAFAGRLPWIPGAEEALGRLRREGMPLALVTSSTRRWVDAVGESVHLGAFDAVVTADDVQQTKPHPEPYLRAAALLGVDPAACLVFEDSAVGVRAATAAGCRVVQVRSDDHDASRPTARIPDLRAVTGPWVASLRADAPALP
- a CDS encoding LamG domain-containing protein, yielding MPTPDLPLSTRTRSEATLHRTRRGGALAAATVLALLLPAVPAAASTPAATPAAQPMTQQRIDAANDAYNDVDATLEFLTMSDTELSGSATADKTAEQVAYEGAKPHFEAIRAWADAKGFDPRVVVDNGDVVGANDPEYAAHQAGDSEKVAGWYRAVERVMRETFPESQVLLTQGNHDIADLMGTTFEAAREDAPADAPEWFYPNAGTDYVSNFHTTVDGIDFIGLDYNGTNTFGYTGQRSGYQAYLTRTLQEIAAQPDYDPGKPIFVSIHSGYAGTSLGGPFHADYDMAGPDLQRILADYPQVLLGSAHTHFSSNPETSIFQKDFTVYENASMNYIYQDVPGDFLGGGYFGGNQGDAAAGVSQKSANFVSVLDDGTTVIRRFDVTHQRWIGMPWVVDTTAGKSGFTYTAGQRSTVAPWWDAAAVTATDIAEESLTLHFDQAEDDELVNYYEIEIRDQAGKPVSFTANQVPDFGNNTAKSFSGAFKAYSRFYMTPNTMGFDIRGLKAAKNYTVTVTAYDDFQNASEPFVGTVRTAGRLVFPDFPAAPAPAPDGEFLHLAFEGDLSDTGTHADGGPAAKPVGAVSYVETDRAGASGTAVRIGAGTGSYVDLGSRPEFDLGTDKDLTIGFWTKVTGVNGYGAIISNKNWANFYRSGINLAPEGSNTGKLEFTLGDGTNGVYATGEVSDYRGSWHHMTVTVDRTRNVASTYMDGVLAKETSIAGIGSMTSGLNMLVGVDGSKSYGVGLDMDDLRMWDTALSATEVAGLFAADDSTKETAALTQAVEYATELMEANEVEAGNGRVFDQALGEALATATADSSALLAGSVATADAAAARAVGGVPSKEQLRASFDALKSAVDAVEAQTVRFVYRTDVRGGTVSPAEGVADRGGEVRLALRPAAGFRIEGSTAAVSGVESYAIEGSELVLTGVASRVLATVDFAVVDDGGPGEGPGEGPGEGPGEDGDGDGDSGNGGTGVKPGTDGSSDPLATTGADGAMGWVWTGLAATLLAAGIWLLRLRRKA
- a CDS encoding GntR family transcriptional regulator, which codes for MPPDTARSHREIMSHLMTRIIDGEFAAGTTLPSETKLALHYGTTRGTVRRALAGLEDRGLVSPVQGSGWIVRSGRQSQSFEELRSFAQWARSKGMTPGGRVRRKEFGEATGAEARRLWVSPRTRVLRVTRTRSIDGRDVMLERTCYPDWIADRVAAIADDEASVVETLSREHGVVTAFAEHAIDAVPVSRSDAELLGVRRASPLLRVRRVSHTPAGEPIEYGEDRYLPDTVTFLIPASRESTSLTRTEFER